TAGTCGTGCTATTTCTTTCCGAAATAAACATAAAGTCGGTTTTTAACTATCTGAAGAGACGAAACCAGGCACCCTTCGGTTCACATTTTCGTATTCGTTCAGAATGAAGGAAATGGTGCCACGATTGGTATTGTGGTTGGACATCATCGTTCATTTAGcgatttctttcgtttgaCGATACTaagctgttcaaaaagttcgcATGGtacataagaaaaacacattttcataGTTTGAAAGTTCATAGTTTCACACATTCAAtaacatcaatacacttgttccgaggagactccaattaataaatttcattcctgaagtgagaaactggaagagcttcaaaatacgctttcgccgctgttatgacgtcatcaattgacgaaaaacgcttttcacacTAGATTtatttgggtctgaaaacagaaGGAAGACGCCAGGAGCTGAAtctatattttttttcaagcaTCAAAAATAATGCGAACTGCTTCGTCGTTTTATTGTTATCGTTGGTCTTCTACGCATAAAGAATGTCTTCTACGCTTAAATGTACTGGACCGGTACTCCACTTGTGCCGGTTGTATTTCCGTCGGTTATATTTACTACCCCATGCTTTGATATCCAGTATATTCATCTCTCTTATCTCTTTCAATCGCCACCGGTAATCGTCCTCCATTTCTAGCACCGTTGGGAGTGGCACCGCCTGGCAATCTTTGTATAGGACCAAAACTCCCGGAAAGAACTCCTTAAGTCTGCCCTCGAAGTAACGAAGCGGGTCGACACCCTGCGGGTGGCGTTTGTACGCGATGATCGTGCCGTCCAGCTCAAGCAATTTGACAGAGGGGAACAGTGGCGGCAGTAACTTGAAGTCGCAGCGAGCTAGGTGGCACTTCCGCAGCACCAAACGTTCGACGGCGGGCATCGGTGCGGCGAACTGCCACGGCCTCGTGTTCGTCTTGATGCCGCTCAGTCGCAGCACGCGCAAGTTGGCCAGTGTCGGCAAATGGTGAAAGTAATCCCGGACGTCTTTGGCGATCGAGTAGTTTGTGCGGAATTCGATCTCAAAATCCTCTAGATCCACCATATAGCGGCACAGTTTTGGCAGCTGCATATCCATAGTGTATGTGAATGTCCGGATGTTTGAAAAACCGTTGTCGATGCGAATACACGTACCACTGTTGATCATTACCATGTGGCGCAGTTCGGGAAAGGCTACATTATGTATGCGTCCACCGTCCACGATCGAGCATAGCTCAAGTTTGAGGTACTGTAGATTCGTCAGCTCCAACACGTGCAGAAAAAGCGATCGNNNNNNNNNNNNNNNNNNNNNNNNNNNNNNNNNNNNNNNNNNNNNNNNNNNNNNNNNNNNNNNNNNNNNNNNNNNNNNNNNNNNNNNNNNNNNNNNNNNNNNNNNNNNNNNNNNNNNNNNNNNNNNNNNNNNNNNNNNNNNNNNNNNNNNNNNNNNNNNNNNNNNNNNNNNNNNNNNNNNNNNNNNNNNNNNNNNNNNNNNNNNNNNNNNNNNNNNNNNNNNNNNNNNNNNNNNNNNNNNNNNNNNNNNNNNNNNNNNNNNNNNNNNNNNNNNNNNNNNNNNNNNNNNNNNNNNNNNNNNNNNNNNNNNNNNNNNNNNNNNNNNNNNNNNNNNNNNNNNNNNNNNNNNNNNNNNNNNNNNNNNNNNNNNNNNNNNNNNNNNNNNNNNNNNNNNNNNNNNNNNNNNNNNNNNNNNNNNNNNNNNNNNNNNNNNNNNNNNNNNNNNNNNNNNNNNNNNNNNNNNNNNNNNNNNNNNNNNNNNNNNNNNNNNNNNNNNNNNNNNNNNNNNNNNNNNNNNNNNNNNNNNNNNNNNNNNNNNNNNNNNNNNNNNNNNNNNNNNNNNNNNNNNNNNNNNNNNNNNNNNNNNNNNNNNNNNNNNNNNNNNNNNNNNNNNNNNNNNNNNNNNNNNNNNNNNNNNNNNNNNNNNNNNNNNNNNNNNNNNNNNNNNNNNNNNNNNNNNNNNNNNNNNNNNNNNNNNNNNNNNNNNNNNNNNNNNNNNNNNNNNNNNNNNNNNNNNNNNNNNNNNNNNNNNNNNNNNNNNNNNNNNNNNNNNNNNNNNNNNNNNNNNNNNNNNNNNNNNNNNNNNNNNNNNNNNNNNNNNNNNNNNNNNNNNNNNNNNNNNNNNNNNNNNNNNNNNNNNNNNNNNNNNNNNNNNNNNNNNNNNNNNNNNNNNNNNNNNNNNNNNNNNNNNNNNNNNNNNNNNNNNNNNNNNNNNNNNNNNNNNNNNNNNNNNNNNNNNNNNNNNNNNNNNNNNNNNNNNNNNNNNNNNNNNNNNNNNNNNNNNNNNNNNNNNNNNNNNNNNNNNNNNNNNNNNNNNNNNNNNNNNNNNNNNNNNNNNNNNNNNNNNNNNNNNNNNNNNNNNNNNNNNNNNNNNNNNNNNNNNNNNNNNNNNNNNNNNNNNNNNNNNNNNNNNNNNNNNNNNNNNNNNNNNNNNNNNNNNNNNNNNNNNNNNNNNNNNNNNNNNNNNNNNNNNNNNNNNNNNNNNNNNNNNNNNNNNNNNNNNNNNNNNNNNNNNNNNNNNNNNNNNNNNNNNNNNNNNNNNNNNNNNNNNNNNNNNNNNNNNNNNNNNNNNNNNNNNNNNNNNNNNNNNNNNN
Above is a genomic segment from Anopheles bellator chromosome X, idAnoBellAS_SP24_06.2, whole genome shotgun sequence containing:
- the LOC131213493 gene encoding uncharacterized protein LOC131213493; this encodes FLHVLELTNLQYLKLELCSIVDGGRIHNVAFPELRHMVMINSGTCIRIDNGFSNIRTFTYTMDMQLPKLCRYMVDLEDFEIEFRTNYSIAKDVRDYFHHLPTLANLRVLRLSGIKTNTRPWQFAAPMPAVERLVLRKCHLARCDFKLLPPLFPSVKLLELDGTIIAYKRHPQGVDPLRYFEGRLKEFFPGVLVLYKDCQAVPLPTVLEMEDDYRWRLKEIREMNILDIKAWGSKYNRRKYNRHKWSTGPVHLSVEDILYA